Proteins from a genomic interval of Capsicum annuum cultivar UCD-10X-F1 chromosome 4, UCD10Xv1.1, whole genome shotgun sequence:
- the LOC107856406 gene encoding uncharacterized protein LOC107856406, translating into MEVNHEVSQPLMSIFTGEKYEFWSIKMKTLFKSQGVWELVQVDFVDQAGSDEEAEKLKGIKKNDAKALLLIQQAVHDTIFARIAEATTSSEAWKILKKEFQGSARMITVKLQTYRHDFETLFMKSNESVQTYLSRVSSLVNQIKSYGEDISEETIVAKVLRSLTPKFEHIAAIEESHNLSDYTFVELISSLQAHEVRILRSHEKNEEKAFQVKGESTPKKDKFENFANRGQGRDGFRGRGRGRGQERSKDRGGSNEEKHNRTFLRNYCRKPGHKEAYCWQKQKDENSQASFAEINDGEKVSMVEKCAIVATGDNETRLWHLRYGHLNVNGLKLLIKKEMVFGLPKVENLDFCESCVYGKQSKKVFPIGKSWRASKFKSFVERQSGCRLKTLWTNRGGEFISKEFSSFCEENKIHRELTTPFTSEQNGVAERKNRTIVEMGRRMMEGRSLPKCFWAEAVATTVYFLNISLTKVVNNQTPYEAWRGNKPKAYKLYNPVSGKITVNRNVVFNEDSRWNFNSKNECSNIQLLPSDNIVDQEYIADHSLADPGLADPIFFKDAKREDKWCKAMEEELLAIQKNQT; encoded by the exons atggaagTGAATCATGAGGTTTCACAACCACTCATGTCAATTTTTACTGGTgaaaagtatgagttttggagtatcaaaatgaaaactctTTTCAAATCACAAGGAGTTTGGGAGCTGGTGCAAGTAGACTTTGTGGATCAAGCAGGCTCTGACGAGGAGGCAGAAAAATTAAAAGGGATAAAAAAGAATGACGCCAAAGCATTGTTACTGATTCAACAAGCAGTCCATGACACAATTTTTGCAAGAATTGCAGAAGCAACTACATCTTCGGAGGCATGGAAGATTTTGAAGAAGGAATTTCAAGGTTCAGCCAGGATGATTACGGTAAAATTGCAGACTTATCGTCATGACTTTGAAACTCTTTTTATGAAAAGTAATGAATCTGTTCAGACTTATTTGTCTAGAGTTTCTTCTCTTGTTAATCAAATAAAGTCTTATGGTGAAGATATATCTGAGGAAACTATTGTAGCAAAAGTTTTAAGGAGTCTTACTCCAAAGTTTGAACATATTGCTGCGATAGAGGAATCTCATAACTTATCTGATTATACTTTTGTTGAACTAATAAGTTCTTTGCAAGCTCATGAAGTGAGGATCCTAAGGTCACATGAGAAAAATGAAGAGAAGGCATTTCAGGTGAAGGGGGAGTCCACTCCTAAAAAGGATAAGTTTGAAAACTTTGCAAATCGTGGCCAAGGCAGAGATGGCTTTCGAGGAAGAGGTCGTGGAAGAGGCCAAGAAAGGAGTAAGGATAGAGGAGGATCAAATGAAGAGAAGCATAACAGAACGTTTCTACGTAACTACTGCAGAAAACCAGGTCATAAAGAAGCTTATTGCTGGCAAAAGCAAAAGGATGAAAATAGCCAAGCAAGCTTTGCGGAGATAAATGATGGTGAAA AAGTTTCAATGGTCGAGAAATGTGCGATTGTAGCTACTGGTGATAATGAAACTAGACTATGGCATCTACGTTATGGGCATTTAAATGTTAATGGGTTAAAGTTATTGATTAAAAAGGAAATGGTTTTTGGATTGCCAAAAGTTGAGAAtcttgatttttgtgaaagttGTGTTTATGGAAAACAAAGTAAAAAGGTTTTTCCTATAGGAAAGTCTTGGAGAGCTTCT aaatttaaaTCTTTTGTTGAGAGGCAAAGTGGATGTAGGCTCAAAACTCTTTGGACAAATAGAGGTGGTGAGTTTATTTCTAAAGAATTCAGTTCCTtttgtgaagaaaataaaatacatcgGGAGCTCACAACACCTTTTACATCAGAGCAGAATGGTGTAGCCGAACGAAAGAATCGCACAATTGTTGAGATGGGCAGAAGAATGATGGAAGGGAGAAGTTTACCAAAATGTTTTTGGGCTGAAGCTGTTGCCACTACGGTCTATTTTCTGAATATTTCCCTCACCAAGGTTGTGAATAATCAAACACCATATGAAGCTTGGAGAGGTAACAAGCCCAAG GCTTATAAGTTATATAATCCAGTGAGTGGCAAAATTACGGTCAATAGAAATGTTGTGTTTAATGAAGATTCAAGATGGAACTTTAATTCTAAAAATGAATGTTCAAATATTCAATTATTGCCTTCTGACAATATTGTTGACCAAGAGTATATAGCAGATCATAGTTTGGCAGATCCTGGTTTGGCAG ATCCTATTTTCTTTAAAGATGCTAAAAGAGAGGATAAATGGTGCAAAGCTATGGAGGAAGAGCTGTTAGCTATTCAAAAGAATCAGACTTGA